CTTTATAACAGAAAAAGAAGTGATATTTTGTTATAACTTATATGCTTTTATGGAATAGATATATACTTTTCTAGTATTATTCAAAAAGTGTAAAGTAAGCACACCACTATTATTATAAATTATTGGAAATTACATATGAACGCATTTCAAGGTACAACCAATTATATAGCATCAAAAGATCTTCAATTAGCTGTAAATGCTGCCATTGCTTTAGAAAAGCCATTACTAATAAAAGGTGAGCCAGGAACAGGCAAAACGATGTTAGCAGAAGAGTTAGCCGCTAGTTTAAATGTAGAACTTATTCCGTGGCACATAAAGTCAACGACTAAAGCCCAGCAAGGGTTGTATGAGTATGATGCGGTATCTCGGTTAAGAGATAGTCAGTTAGGTAATGATAAAGTTGAAGATATTGGCAACTATATTATTAAAGGAAAACTGTGGCATGCATTTACTGCAGACAATCGTCCGGTATTACTTATTGATGAAATTGATAAAGCTGATATTGAATTTCCGAACGATTTATTATTAGAGCTTGATAAAATGGAGTTCTTTGTTTATGAAACACAAGAAAAAGTTGTTGCTAAGCAAAGACCTATTATTATTATTACATCAAATAATGAAAAAGAGTTACCCGATGCATTTTTACGTCGTTGCTTTTTCCATTATATTAATTTTCCTGAAAAGGATGAAATGCAAGCCATTGTTGATGTTCACTTTCCCAAAATAAAACAAAAGTTATTAGATGAAGCCCTTGCTTTATTTTTTGATTTACGTGATATGCCAGGACTGAAGAAAAAACCATCTACATCTGAATTAATTGATTGGCTAAAATTATTACTTGCCGAAGATATTTCAGAAGAAGTTTTACATGAAACCAGACAGAAAAAAGTGATTCCACCATTACATGGTGCTTTATTAAAAAATGAACAAGATGTTCATTTATTTGAAAAACTTGCTTTTATGAACCAGCGCAACCGTTAATCGAAGGCTGAAATTCTTATGTTAATTGATTTCTTTTGTAAAGTACGAGACTACAAAGTGCCTTGTACATTACGTGAATTGTTAGATTTGCTACGTGCGTTAGAACAGGGCGTTGTGTTTGCTAGTATTGATGATTTTTATAGTGTAAGTCGTACGATTCTTGTTAAAGATGAAGCGCATTTTGATAAATTTGACCGTGCTTTCGCTGATTATTTTAAAGGCGTGGCATCATTAGAGTTAGATTTGTCTGAAATACCAGAAGAGTGGCTTAGAAAACATTTTGAAAAACAATTAAGTGATGAAGAAAAAGCAAAAATAGCTGCTTTAGGTGGCTTAGATAAGTTGATGGAAACGCTCGCTGAACGCCTGAAAGAACAAGAAAAGCGTCATCAAGGTGGTAATAAATGGATCGGTACTGGTGGTACATCTCCTTTTGGTGCTTATGGTTATAACCCAGAAGGTGTTCGTATTGGGCAAGATACCTCTAGGCATCGTAAAGCGACAAAAGTTTGGGATAAACGCCAATTTAAAAACCTTGATGCAAATGTTGAAATAGGTACGCGTAATATGAAGGTTGCGTTGCGCAAGCTACGTCAATTTGCTCGCACTGGCAGCAGTGAAGAGCTTGCGCTTGATGACACTATTGCCGCGACAGCACGTAATGCAGGTTATCTAGATATTAAAATGAAACCTGAACGCCATAACGCCATTAAGGTACTGATGTTTTTTGATATTGGTGGCTCAATGGATGATCATATTAAAGTGTGTGAGCAATTATTTTCTGCAATGCATGGTGAATTTAAGCACTTAGAATTTTTTTATTTTCATAACTGTCTTTATGAAACTGTTTGGCGTGACAACAATCGTCGACAAAGCGAAAAAATAGACTTATTGCAAGTGCTGCATACCTATAGTCGAGATTATAAAGTCATTTTTGTGGGAGATGCCACTATGGGACCCTATGAAATTACGTATCCTGGCGGTAGTGTTGAACATTGGAATGAAGAAGCCGGTAGTGTGTGGATGAAAAGATTAACTGATCATTTTGATAAAGTTATTTGGTTAAACCCTCAACCGGAGCCGCAATGGCCTTATTATGCTTCTATACAAATAATGCAGCAACTTGTAGAGCGTAAAATGTATCCGTTAACGCTGGCTGGTTTAGGGCAAGGTATTAAAGCCTTAATTTAGGTTAACTTAAATTAACCTAAATTATATTTATTAACTATTTAGCCCAAGCATAACTGATTTTTGTAAAAAAAGTTCTATCAGTTCGGGTTAACTTAGTTAAATCTTGATCTTGATAGCTATTGTCTGAATAACCTAAGAAAAATACAGTTTGGGGGTTAAGCTTATAAGCATATATTAATTGTGTCGATAACGCTTTTATGTTCTCAGAGCCTGAGTATTCAATATTATCATAGACCAAACTGAGCTTTAAATAACTGAGTACATCAAATTGATAAGATAGGCGTAGTTCTGAAATATTGGCGATATAAACATTAACATCATGATCATCTTCTTTGGCATCTAATTTACTGTAGGTTTGATAAAAATCAAATTCTAAATGATCAGTAATGAAAACAGTTAAATTACCCGTGGCTTCTATCAAGTCGCCTAAACGGTCATTGGAATAATCAATTTTATCACCAACAATTACATTAAGTGATAGATAGGTACGGTTATTTACATTAGCACTTGAGTATAATTGGAGCTGATCCTCGTTAAACATTGAAGTATTACCATCAATATCGGTTAAACTCTTGTCGTAACGAAGCCCAACCCTTTCACCATGAATGAAATCGATTTCAAATATGGATTGTAGGGGACCGTCAATACTAAAGCTTGCTGTTAACTCTCGCTCTATCAGCTCATTATTTACATTATGAGCAATTTTCCACTCTCCTGATATTCCCGCTTCTTGCCAGTAACTGTCTTGGTCGGAATAAAAGGTTCTTTTAAGTAATACTTCGTTTGTTTTTATATCTGTTTTGGGGATATAGCCTAAATCAGCACGAAAGTCTGCGCCTATACTTTGGTGTTCTAAGTCGAGCAACCAATATTCGGAGTGGTGATTAAAGTTCACTTTAAAAGCTTGATCATTCAAGCTGCTATTATTTAGTTCAACGTATTTAGGGGCATTATTTGAGAATATAATGTCAGAATATTCGCTATCAGAGCTTAATAGTTGTGCTTTAATAGCATTTGATTCTGATAAACGATAACGTGCATCAATTCCTGCAACATAGTTATGGTAGCTATCTGCTGAACGAAATGTTGCTATAGAGCCAACGGTTAAATTTTCATTAAAGTCATAACGATAACGTAAAGCACTAGAGTTGTTCTTCTTATCTAAAGTGACTAGCCTAGAGTTTAAATTACCGGGGAGCAGTATATTCGTTTCAGTGTCATTAGCGGTGAATACACCGTAACTATGCTTATCTATACGGCCTGTGAGTTTAGCACCAAAGTCTGGATCAGCAATATTTCGCGTATATATCAAGTCAAAATCACTACTAAAATAATCGCTATTATCTAAGAAAAAAGCACGCTTTTCTTCATAATATAATGAAAAGTTAGTATTAACGCTAAGTTGTCCACTATCACTCTCTACTGTAGAAAAATCAGGATTAATCGTTGCATTTAGTAAGTTATTCGTATTTATTCCCCAACGTAAATCAAGACCAACTTCAATATCATCTTCTGTAACCCAACCATTCGTTGGATCATCATTAGCTAAATAAACATCACGAAATTCATCTCTAGTTGCTGTAAGTGTTGGTGTTAATCTTACATTCTTTCCTATTTTAGTTTTTTTAAAGCCTTTCGCTTCAGGGTATTGGCAAAGCCAGCAGGGGTTATCTCTATTTAATGGCACATGAGAAATACGTAAATTGGTATCTCTTGGGTAAGTTCTAACTAACTCAATGGCCCATTTTTTTTCTTGGCCATCACTTTTAAAGTTTAATATATTATAGGGAATCGCTATCTCTACTTGATAGCCTTGTTCTGTTATTTTACCAAAAGAATACCAAAGACCATCCCATGAAGTATTGCCTTCGCCAGTAATTTCATTAAAAGTAGCATCATTTTGTACACCATAAGGGTTAACAAAGAATTCATAATTTAAGCGACGATTATTATGTGTATCAAGCTTAATACCTACCAAGTCATGAAACCAGGCATTATCACGGTCAGTTAAGAAGGCTTGTATTTTTTCAGGGTTAGGATCTATTGCAGTAAATGATATATAAAGGA
The sequence above is a segment of the Colwellia sp. 20A7 genome. Coding sequences within it:
- a CDS encoding vWA domain-containing protein, whose product is MLIDFFCKVRDYKVPCTLRELLDLLRALEQGVVFASIDDFYSVSRTILVKDEAHFDKFDRAFADYFKGVASLELDLSEIPEEWLRKHFEKQLSDEEKAKIAALGGLDKLMETLAERLKEQEKRHQGGNKWIGTGGTSPFGAYGYNPEGVRIGQDTSRHRKATKVWDKRQFKNLDANVEIGTRNMKVALRKLRQFARTGSSEELALDDTIAATARNAGYLDIKMKPERHNAIKVLMFFDIGGSMDDHIKVCEQLFSAMHGEFKHLEFFYFHNCLYETVWRDNNRRQSEKIDLLQVLHTYSRDYKVIFVGDATMGPYEITYPGGSVEHWNEEAGSVWMKRLTDHFDKVIWLNPQPEPQWPYYASIQIMQQLVERKMYPLTLAGLGQGIKALI
- a CDS encoding AAA family ATPase translates to MNAFQGTTNYIASKDLQLAVNAAIALEKPLLIKGEPGTGKTMLAEELAASLNVELIPWHIKSTTKAQQGLYEYDAVSRLRDSQLGNDKVEDIGNYIIKGKLWHAFTADNRPVLLIDEIDKADIEFPNDLLLELDKMEFFVYETQEKVVAKQRPIIIITSNNEKELPDAFLRRCFFHYINFPEKDEMQAIVDVHFPKIKQKLLDEALALFFDLRDMPGLKKKPSTSELIDWLKLLLAEDISEEVLHETRQKKVIPPLHGALLKNEQDVHLFEKLAFMNQRNR
- a CDS encoding carbohydrate binding family 9 domain-containing protein, with the translated sequence MQKLSFNNLFVLFVAFILISQTSAVQAFNTQQKNEITVQPIDIPYYEGKINIDGELNDDLWIHARSVELNLVNSPWDNLPSPVKTTAKLVENGEFLYISFTAIDPNPEKIQAFLTDRDNAWFHDLVGIKLDTHNNRRLNYEFFVNPYGVQNDATFNEITGEGNTSWDGLWYSFGKITEQGYQVEIAIPYNILNFKSDGQEKKWAIELVRTYPRDTNLRISHVPLNRDNPCWLCQYPEAKGFKKTKIGKNVRLTPTLTATRDEFRDVYLANDDPTNGWVTEDDIEVGLDLRWGINTNNLLNATINPDFSTVESDSGQLSVNTNFSLYYEEKRAFFLDNSDYFSSDFDLIYTRNIADPDFGAKLTGRIDKHSYGVFTANDTETNILLPGNLNSRLVTLDKKNNSSALRYRYDFNENLTVGSIATFRSADSYHNYVAGIDARYRLSESNAIKAQLLSSDSEYSDIIFSNNAPKYVELNNSSLNDQAFKVNFNHHSEYWLLDLEHQSIGADFRADLGYIPKTDIKTNEVLLKRTFYSDQDSYWQEAGISGEWKIAHNVNNELIERELTASFSIDGPLQSIFEIDFIHGERVGLRYDKSLTDIDGNTSMFNEDQLQLYSSANVNNRTYLSLNVIVGDKIDYSNDRLGDLIEATGNLTVFITDHLEFDFYQTYSKLDAKEDDHDVNVYIANISELRLSYQFDVLSYLKLSLVYDNIEYSGSENIKALSTQLIYAYKLNPQTVFFLGYSDNSYQDQDLTKLTRTDRTFFTKISYAWAK